A window from Candidatus Delongbacteria bacterium encodes these proteins:
- a CDS encoding ATP-dependent DNA helicase, protein MPQSDSAPWPVLPEDLLSLPGDPAPQIPLVSAEEVFGPGGLLSQKLPDYQPRASQLTMAQEVELALMEGRGLMVEAPTGTGKSLAYSVPAIQHAMATGQRVLIATANIALQEQLTQKDLPFLQRVLPVPFRFALLKGRGNFLCADKLLEQRSMLFAGVTGEDQDEFDRVLDWANRTSTGDASELPFKVTPRVWRHFAVGDTAECAGCSLKCYHKAAVEEAGDAQVVVCNYHLLFAHLKVQAATGGMAGVLPEFNALVCDEAHEIPDIGSDFAGEEIGRWSFRGFKRHLSRGGYEALDHAAEGLSKAIKLMGFKHAAQGSNRIKLPGLIDEEPILDALRHAWQELRALQAQYEAETKEHAQLERQKEQCRQLGQRVKALVWQENPEWVYWVERQDGAAGESWKLKGKPVSIAPFLQRTLLPWVPVIATSATLTTTREDFTFIRERIGLDAGTRQVVLPSPFDFGSAALLVVPDGLPEPNDPAHRDRVHDELHKAVRASGGRALLLFTSSQALRAAHGLLAPEFTRMGYICHCQGDAPSTQLIARFKEDVSSVLFATRTFFQGVDVPGESLSLVALDRLPFPSPADPVMDYIAEHDPKGWFFKHSLPTALITWRQIFGRLIRRHDDRGVVLLLDGRVQSKKYGRQFLKAIPGGMLSREVASIESFLADPEDPFA, encoded by the coding sequence ATGCCCCAATCGGATTCCGCGCCCTGGCCGGTGCTGCCAGAGGACCTGCTCTCCCTTCCCGGCGACCCGGCGCCGCAGATCCCCCTCGTCTCGGCCGAGGAGGTCTTCGGCCCTGGCGGACTGCTGTCCCAGAAGCTGCCGGACTACCAGCCCAGGGCCAGCCAGCTCACGATGGCCCAGGAAGTGGAGCTGGCCTTGATGGAAGGCCGGGGCCTGATGGTCGAAGCGCCGACAGGCACGGGAAAAAGTCTCGCCTACTCCGTGCCCGCCATCCAGCACGCCATGGCCACTGGGCAGCGGGTGCTCATCGCCACGGCCAACATCGCCCTGCAGGAGCAGCTCACCCAGAAGGACTTGCCCTTCCTGCAGCGCGTGCTACCCGTCCCATTCCGCTTCGCCCTCCTGAAGGGTCGCGGGAACTTCCTCTGCGCCGACAAGCTCCTGGAGCAGCGCAGCATGCTCTTTGCCGGTGTCACGGGCGAGGACCAGGACGAGTTCGACCGCGTGCTCGACTGGGCGAACCGGACCAGCACGGGCGACGCCAGCGAGCTGCCCTTCAAGGTGACGCCCCGGGTCTGGCGCCACTTCGCCGTGGGCGACACGGCCGAGTGCGCCGGCTGTTCGCTCAAGTGCTACCACAAGGCCGCCGTCGAAGAGGCGGGCGACGCGCAGGTGGTGGTGTGCAACTACCACCTGCTCTTCGCCCACCTGAAGGTACAGGCCGCCACGGGCGGCATGGCCGGCGTGCTGCCGGAGTTTAACGCCCTCGTCTGCGACGAGGCCCACGAGATCCCGGACATCGGCAGCGACTTCGCCGGCGAAGAGATCGGCCGCTGGAGCTTCCGCGGCTTCAAGCGCCACCTCTCCCGGGGAGGCTACGAGGCCCTGGACCATGCAGCCGAGGGCCTCTCCAAGGCCATCAAGCTGATGGGCTTCAAGCATGCGGCCCAGGGATCCAACCGAATCAAGCTCCCCGGGCTCATCGACGAGGAGCCCATCCTGGACGCCCTGCGCCACGCTTGGCAGGAGCTGCGCGCACTGCAGGCCCAGTATGAGGCGGAGACCAAGGAGCACGCCCAACTGGAGCGTCAGAAGGAGCAGTGCCGCCAGCTGGGCCAGCGGGTGAAGGCCCTCGTCTGGCAAGAGAATCCCGAGTGGGTTTATTGGGTGGAGCGCCAGGACGGCGCCGCCGGCGAGAGCTGGAAGCTCAAGGGCAAACCGGTTTCCATCGCACCCTTCCTGCAGAGGACCCTGCTTCCCTGGGTGCCGGTGATCGCCACCAGCGCCACGCTGACCACCACGCGCGAGGACTTCACCTTCATCCGCGAGCGTATTGGCCTGGACGCCGGCACGCGCCAGGTGGTGTTGCCCAGCCCCTTCGACTTCGGCAGCGCGGCCCTCCTGGTGGTGCCGGACGGGCTCCCCGAGCCCAATGACCCCGCCCACCGCGACCGCGTGCATGATGAGCTCCACAAGGCCGTGAGGGCCAGCGGCGGCCGGGCCCTCCTGCTCTTCACATCCAGCCAGGCCCTGAGGGCTGCGCACGGCCTGCTGGCCCCCGAGTTCACGCGGATGGGCTACATCTGCCATTGCCAGGGCGATGCCCCCTCCACCCAGCTCATCGCCCGCTTCAAGGAGGACGTCTCCAGCGTGCTCTTCGCCACGCGGACCTTCTTCCAGGGCGTGGACGTGCCCGGGGAAAGCCTGTCCCTGGTGGCCCTGGACCGCCTGCCCTTCCCCTCGCCTGCGGACCCGGTGATGGACTACATCGCCGAGCACGACCCCAAGGGCTGGTTCTTCAAGCACAGCCTACCCACGGCCCTCATCACCTGGCGGCAGATCTTCGGCCGGCTCATCCGCCGGCACGACGACCGCGGCGTGGTGCTGCTGCTGGACGGCCGGGTCCAATCGAAGAAGTACGGCCGCCAGTTCCTGAAGGCCATCCCAGGCGGCATGCTTTCGCGCGAGGTGGCGAGCATCGAGAGCTTCCTGGCAGACCCGGAGGACCCCTTCGCATGA
- a CDS encoding sigma-70 family RNA polymerase sigma factor: protein MLPTKRTDAHTPQSISDYQTLAARETALPPALGDFLELLGPRAKDRHGERQAALSAAIRHLQASPPERQSIQLWLLVSYAPALQALARRYSPHGTPPAETESTVVLAFLEVLQGMSTERLADAYLEKRIVDDARRRLMVLLGIRDYQQAEDIEFVENDVVQEDRAPDERVDGYEALLAQINDMPITDADRTLLISLYVYGYNMAELADQWQVPHETIKKRHQRLLGRLKKNL, encoded by the coding sequence ATGCTGCCCACCAAACGCACCGACGCCCACACCCCCCAATCCATCTCCGACTACCAGACCCTGGCAGCCCGGGAAACGGCCCTGCCGCCCGCGCTGGGCGACTTCCTGGAACTCCTGGGCCCACGGGCCAAGGACCGCCACGGCGAGCGCCAGGCGGCCCTGTCGGCAGCCATCCGGCACCTGCAGGCCTCGCCGCCGGAACGGCAGAGCATCCAGCTCTGGCTTTTGGTCAGCTACGCCCCGGCGCTGCAGGCCTTGGCCAGGCGCTACTCCCCGCACGGGACCCCGCCGGCCGAGACCGAGAGCACGGTGGTGCTGGCGTTCCTGGAGGTGCTGCAGGGCATGTCCACCGAGCGACTGGCGGACGCCTACCTGGAGAAGCGGATAGTAGACGATGCCCGCAGGCGCCTCATGGTCCTTCTGGGAATCCGCGACTATCAGCAGGCAGAGGACATCGAATTCGTGGAGAACGACGTAGTCCAGGAAGACCGCGCCCCGGACGAACGCGTGGACGGCTACGAGGCACTGCTGGCCCAGATCAACGACATGCCCATCACCGATGCCGACCGCACCCTGCTGATCAGCCTCTACGTCTACGGCTACAACATGGCCGAGCTGGCCGACCAGTGGCAGGTCCCCCACGAAACCATCAAGAAGCGGCACCAGCGCCTTCTGGGCCGCCTGAAGAAAAATCTCTGA
- a CDS encoding Fic/DOC family N-terminal domain-containing protein, producing MQLNTDDAVHYHTGQFPPVKLDLPVILPSLLQATDALARYDQMLKGMHNSEIFLAPLRNQEAVISSRMEGTISTMDEILQLDAELDPESTSGETRSEALETILYQRTLRAAQQQMAEGYPLSASLIRSMHQQLLSIGRGAGKSPGKFKTQQNYIGERGSGRVEFVPIAPEVLLVGLDQMLHVMQDKQRPILLRAALCHLEFEALHPFEDGNGRVGRMLITLMLWADGSIAAPHFYISRYLEDHKDVYLHQMREVSRSGQWEDWCCFFLEAVRQQALHNLESAESIRSLYEEMKLRFQQVLASKFAQQALDFVFTWPVFRNSRFTQHAGIPSATASRFSRVLLKEGLLETVQESAGQKAALLRFEPLMRRIRV from the coding sequence ATGCAACTGAATACGGACGACGCCGTTCATTACCACACGGGGCAGTTCCCCCCTGTGAAGCTTGACCTACCGGTGATTCTGCCAAGTCTGCTGCAGGCAACTGATGCACTGGCACGGTACGACCAAATGCTGAAGGGGATGCACAACAGCGAGATATTTCTGGCGCCGCTGCGCAACCAGGAAGCCGTCATCTCCTCGCGAATGGAAGGCACCATCAGCACCATGGACGAGATACTGCAACTGGACGCCGAGCTAGATCCCGAATCCACATCGGGAGAGACCCGATCGGAGGCGTTGGAGACGATCCTGTACCAGCGCACACTCAGGGCCGCTCAGCAACAAATGGCAGAAGGCTATCCACTTTCCGCAAGCCTGATCCGCAGCATGCATCAGCAGTTGCTTTCCATTGGGCGGGGTGCCGGTAAGTCGCCGGGGAAATTCAAGACCCAGCAGAACTACATCGGTGAGCGGGGCAGTGGGCGGGTGGAGTTCGTGCCGATTGCACCGGAGGTGCTGCTGGTGGGGCTGGATCAGATGTTACACGTTATGCAAGACAAACAGCGACCAATCCTGCTACGAGCGGCCCTGTGTCATCTGGAATTCGAAGCCCTGCACCCCTTCGAAGATGGCAACGGCCGGGTAGGCCGTATGTTGATAACGCTTATGCTGTGGGCCGATGGTAGCATTGCCGCGCCCCACTTCTATATCAGTCGCTACTTGGAAGATCACAAGGATGTCTACTTGCATCAAATGCGGGAGGTTTCGCGCAGCGGTCAGTGGGAGGATTGGTGCTGCTTCTTTCTGGAGGCTGTTCGCCAGCAGGCATTGCACAACCTGGAGAGTGCCGAATCAATTCGCAGCCTCTACGAAGAAATGAAACTACGCTTTCAACAGGTGCTGGCCTCGAAATTTGCCCAGCAAGCACTCGACTTTGTCTTCACTTGGCCAGTCTTCCGCAACAGCCGCTTCACTCAGCACGCAGGGATTCCTTCCGCCACAGCCTCCCGCTTCTCGCGTGTACTATTGAAAGAAGGCCTGCTGGAGACCGTGCAAGAATCAGCCGGGCAGAAGGCGGCTCTGTTACGTTTTGAACCACTCATGCGGCGAATTCGAGTGTAA
- a CDS encoding adenosylcobalamin-dependent ribonucleoside-diphosphate reductase, with the protein MNPMFSHQGKLRSCIGERGVRDYEAVWKHLGQLRDTGALSEHEDYLGGNELARTIYAGKYYVKDLENQPVEFRPEDVFQRVAAFIGAAEADRPSMQDWGARFYTELFEGRFIPGGRVLAGAGDLYRLKTLANCFVSRIDEDSIESLYETAFQCARTYSYGGGIGVDITPLRPRNSVVHNAADCSTGAVSFMELFSQTTGLIGQSGRRGALMLTVDVKHPDVMDFIRVKKDPNWVTEQIVRQCSWSGLFNPEQLKEVGRQVAENTQVRFANISIKASDEFMSAVEEQKKYGATRLLAYRKLGRERVQHAPQDGRLHYSAGIPSKEISRYQLEHVFESLEALNLWLHEETGRTVTADELRDPTRRDVFGDYLVAPRLAPQADLLESLEKDEEWALRESGDFLLYYASPVVGEIRRLVKAREIWDLFVEGNYRTAEPGLIFWTTMSRFSPSNYVGRPVISTNPCAEVPLEDGGACNLGSLNLSRFVLEPYTERARVDWEQLEQSSAVLVRFLDNVVTWNERLNALPKQRTAASETRRLGLGLMGVADMLFQLGLGYDTDEGIELVATVMKRITNASFSASSRLAREKGPSPIFNADDYLRCPFVREALEDETREQIRRDGLRNIAITSIAPTGTISNIVLGYQHGRKNYIGVSGGIEPVFALYYTRRSESLDNQFFKVFHATVQAWIDQHGLTEEAACAEDLETLLPAFFFRTAHRINAARRVDIQGRVQRYVDHSISSTINLPEDVHPELIGDIYLDAWRKGLKGVTVYRDGSRVPILSVEGKESEFQQFCKKRFRATDGGGTLREFAGDEVLRLGDGVLTTPWHVFKYSTLSLEKVLDGSAFQEMEA; encoded by the coding sequence ATGAACCCCATGTTCTCTCATCAGGGCAAACTCAGAAGCTGCATCGGCGAGCGCGGAGTGCGCGACTACGAGGCCGTCTGGAAGCATCTGGGGCAGCTTCGTGACACGGGCGCCCTGTCCGAGCACGAGGACTACCTGGGAGGGAACGAGCTGGCCCGCACCATCTATGCGGGCAAGTACTACGTCAAGGACCTGGAAAACCAGCCCGTGGAGTTTCGGCCCGAGGACGTCTTCCAGCGCGTGGCGGCCTTCATCGGAGCCGCGGAGGCGGACCGGCCCTCCATGCAGGACTGGGGCGCGCGCTTCTACACCGAGCTCTTCGAGGGCCGCTTCATCCCCGGCGGCCGCGTGCTGGCCGGCGCGGGCGACCTCTACCGCCTGAAGACCCTGGCCAACTGCTTCGTCAGCCGCATCGACGAGGACTCCATCGAGAGCCTCTACGAGACGGCCTTCCAGTGCGCGCGCACCTACAGCTACGGCGGCGGGATCGGCGTGGACATCACGCCGCTCAGGCCGCGCAACTCGGTCGTGCACAACGCGGCGGACTGCTCCACCGGCGCCGTCTCCTTCATGGAGCTGTTCAGCCAGACCACCGGGCTCATCGGCCAGAGCGGCCGGCGCGGCGCGCTGATGCTCACCGTGGACGTCAAGCACCCCGACGTGATGGACTTCATCCGCGTGAAGAAGGACCCCAACTGGGTCACCGAGCAGATCGTGCGCCAGTGCTCGTGGAGCGGCCTCTTCAACCCCGAGCAGTTGAAGGAGGTGGGCCGCCAGGTGGCGGAGAACACCCAGGTGCGCTTTGCCAACATCTCCATCAAGGCCTCGGACGAGTTCATGTCCGCCGTGGAGGAGCAGAAAAAGTACGGCGCCACGCGGCTGCTGGCCTACCGCAAGCTGGGCCGCGAGCGCGTCCAGCACGCGCCGCAAGACGGCCGCCTGCACTACAGCGCCGGCATCCCGTCCAAGGAGATCAGCCGCTACCAGCTGGAGCACGTCTTCGAGAGCCTGGAGGCGCTGAACCTCTGGCTGCACGAGGAGACGGGCCGCACGGTCACGGCCGACGAGCTGCGCGATCCCACCCGCCGCGACGTCTTCGGCGATTACCTGGTGGCCCCGCGGCTGGCGCCCCAGGCGGACCTGCTGGAGAGCCTGGAGAAGGACGAGGAGTGGGCCCTGCGCGAGAGCGGCGACTTCCTGCTCTACTACGCCAGCCCGGTGGTGGGGGAGATCCGCCGCTTGGTCAAGGCCCGCGAGATCTGGGACCTCTTCGTGGAGGGCAACTACCGCACGGCGGAGCCCGGCCTGATCTTCTGGACCACCATGAGCCGCTTCAGCCCGAGCAACTACGTGGGCCGGCCGGTGATCAGCACCAACCCCTGCGCCGAAGTGCCCCTGGAGGACGGCGGCGCCTGCAACCTGGGCAGCCTGAACCTCTCGCGCTTCGTGCTGGAACCCTACACGGAGCGGGCCCGCGTGGACTGGGAGCAGCTCGAGCAGTCCTCCGCCGTGCTGGTTCGCTTCCTGGACAACGTGGTCACCTGGAACGAGCGCCTCAACGCCCTGCCCAAGCAGCGCACGGCCGCCAGCGAGACCCGCCGCCTCGGCCTGGGGCTGATGGGCGTGGCCGACATGCTCTTCCAGCTCGGCCTGGGTTACGACACGGACGAGGGCATCGAGCTGGTGGCCACGGTGATGAAGCGCATCACCAACGCCTCCTTCTCCGCCAGCAGCCGCCTGGCCCGGGAGAAGGGCCCCAGCCCGATCTTCAACGCCGACGACTACCTGCGCTGCCCCTTCGTGCGCGAGGCCCTGGAGGACGAGACCCGCGAGCAGATCCGCCGGGACGGCCTGCGCAACATCGCCATCACCAGCATCGCGCCCACGGGCACCATCAGCAACATCGTGCTGGGCTACCAGCACGGGCGCAAGAACTACATCGGCGTCTCCGGCGGCATCGAGCCGGTCTTCGCCTTGTATTACACGCGGCGCTCGGAGAGCCTGGACAACCAGTTCTTCAAGGTCTTCCACGCCACCGTCCAGGCCTGGATCGACCAGCACGGCCTGACCGAGGAGGCCGCGTGCGCCGAGGATCTGGAGACCCTGCTGCCGGCCTTCTTCTTCCGCACGGCCCACCGCATCAACGCGGCGCGCCGGGTGGACATCCAGGGCCGCGTGCAGCGCTACGTGGACCACAGCATCAGCAGCACCATCAACCTGCCCGAGGACGTGCACCCGGAACTGATCGGCGACATTTACCTGGACGCCTGGCGCAAGGGTCTGAAGGGCGTCACGGTCTACCGGGACGGCAGCCGCGTGCCTATCCTCTCGGTGGAGGGCAAGGAGAGCGAGTTCCAGCAGTTCTGCAAGAAGCGCTTCCGCGCCACGGACGGCGGCGGCACGCTGCGCGAGTTCGCCGGCGATGAGGTGCTGCGGCTGGGGGACGGCGTCCTGACCACGCCCTGGCACGTCTTCAAGTATTCCACCTTAAGCCTGGAAAAGGTGCTGGACGGGTCGGCCTTCCAGGAGATGGAAGCCTAA
- a CDS encoding succinate dehydrogenase cytochrome b subunit, protein MSLLQLLFGNSIGKKLVMAGSGLLLLVFLLGHLLGNLQLFAGPEALNHYAHLLHSKPALVWAARLGLLVLFGVHMVTSVLLTLENRAARPVAYHREDTHKASLAARTMIWSGLTVGAFLVYHILHLTARVTGPVHHMTAGGPDVYANVVASFQDPAIAGFYLLAQILLFFHLTHAFQSAFQTLGWNNRHYTPAVEKVGVAYALLICGGNCALVLSVLTGCVR, encoded by the coding sequence ATGAGCCTGCTCCAGTTGTTGTTCGGAAACTCCATCGGGAAAAAACTGGTGATGGCGGGCAGCGGCCTGCTGTTGCTGGTCTTCCTGCTCGGGCACCTGCTGGGGAATCTCCAGCTCTTCGCCGGGCCGGAGGCGCTCAACCACTACGCCCACCTGCTGCACTCCAAGCCCGCCCTGGTCTGGGCCGCGCGCCTGGGCCTGCTGGTGCTCTTCGGCGTGCACATGGTCACCAGCGTGCTGCTGACCCTGGAGAACCGCGCCGCGCGCCCCGTGGCCTACCACCGCGAGGACACGCACAAGGCCAGCCTGGCCGCGCGCACGATGATCTGGAGCGGCCTGACCGTGGGCGCCTTCCTGGTCTACCACATCCTGCACCTGACGGCGCGGGTGACCGGCCCCGTCCACCACATGACCGCCGGCGGACCGGACGTCTACGCCAACGTGGTGGCCAGCTTCCAGGACCCGGCCATCGCCGGCTTCTACCTGCTGGCCCAGATCCTGCTCTTCTTCCACCTCACCCATGCCTTCCAGAGCGCGTTCCAGACGCTGGGCTGGAACAACCGGCACTACACGCCGGCGGTGGAGAAGGTGGGCGTGGCCTACGCCCTGCTGATCTGCGGCGGCAACTGCGCCCTGGTGCTGTCCGTGCTGACGGGCTGCGTGCGCTGA
- a CDS encoding fumarate reductase/succinate dehydrogenase flavoprotein subunit, with protein MQLDAKIPAGPIEKKWDTRSFENKLVNPANRRKYHVLVVGSGLAGGAAAASLGELGYRVSVFCYQDSTRRAHSIAAQGGINAAKNYMGDGDSIHRLFYDTVKGGDYRAREANVYRLAQVSNDIIDQCVAQGVPFARDYGGLLDNRSFGGAQVSRTFYARGQTGQQLLLGAYSALMRQVGAGTVKQYTRTEMLDLIVIDGRARGIVTRDMVTGQVRCVLADAVVLATGGYGNVFFLSTNAMGCNVTAAFRAWKRGAGFANPCFTQIHPTCIPVAGDYQSKLTLMSESLRNDGRIWVPKAVGDKRAPGSIPEEERDYYLERRYPAFGNLVPRDVASRAAKQVCDEQRGVGEFGLGVYLDFEDSIKRLGRKIIEERYGNLFQMYEKITGEDPYTVPMRIFPAVHYTMGGLWVDYNLESTIPGLFVAGEANFSDHGANRLGASALMQGLADGYYVIPPSIGHYLGTVRSLPAADENHPACRDAERAVTERIGQLLSIQGKRTVDDFHKALGRIMWDKCGMGRTEAGLTQALEEIPKLRAEFWKDVRVPGSAPSLNQSLEKAGRVADFLEHGELMVRDALERRESCGGHFREESQTEEGEALRDDEKFAHAAVWEWKGEGQSPALHKEELAFEHCLPSQRSYK; from the coding sequence ATGCAATTGGACGCGAAAATCCCCGCCGGGCCCATCGAGAAGAAGTGGGACACCCGGAGTTTCGAGAACAAGCTGGTCAACCCCGCCAACCGGCGGAAGTATCACGTGCTGGTGGTGGGCAGCGGGTTGGCGGGCGGCGCGGCCGCGGCCAGCCTGGGCGAATTGGGCTACCGCGTGAGCGTGTTCTGCTACCAGGATTCCACCCGCCGCGCGCACTCCATCGCCGCCCAAGGCGGGATCAACGCCGCCAAGAACTACATGGGCGACGGCGACAGCATCCACCGCCTGTTCTACGACACGGTGAAGGGCGGCGACTACCGGGCCCGCGAGGCCAACGTCTACCGGCTGGCCCAGGTCTCCAACGACATCATCGACCAGTGCGTGGCCCAGGGCGTGCCCTTCGCCCGGGACTACGGCGGCCTGCTGGACAACCGCTCCTTCGGCGGCGCCCAGGTCAGCCGCACCTTCTACGCCCGCGGCCAGACGGGCCAGCAGCTGCTGCTGGGCGCCTACAGCGCGCTGATGCGCCAGGTGGGCGCGGGCACGGTCAAGCAGTACACGCGCACGGAGATGCTCGACCTGATCGTCATCGACGGCCGGGCGCGGGGCATTGTGACACGCGACATGGTGACGGGCCAGGTCCGCTGCGTGCTGGCCGACGCCGTGGTGCTGGCCACGGGCGGCTACGGCAACGTGTTCTTCCTCTCCACCAACGCCATGGGCTGCAACGTGACGGCCGCCTTCCGCGCCTGGAAGCGCGGCGCGGGTTTCGCCAACCCCTGCTTCACGCAGATCCACCCCACCTGCATCCCCGTGGCGGGCGACTACCAGAGCAAGCTCACGCTCATGAGCGAATCGCTGCGCAACGACGGGCGGATCTGGGTTCCCAAGGCCGTGGGGGACAAGCGCGCGCCGGGGAGCATCCCCGAGGAAGAGCGCGACTACTACCTGGAGCGCCGCTATCCGGCCTTCGGCAACCTGGTGCCCCGGGACGTGGCCAGCCGCGCGGCCAAGCAGGTCTGCGACGAACAACGCGGCGTGGGCGAGTTCGGGCTGGGCGTCTACCTGGACTTCGAGGACTCGATCAAACGCCTGGGCCGCAAGATCATCGAGGAGCGCTACGGCAACCTCTTCCAGATGTATGAGAAGATCACGGGCGAGGATCCCTACACGGTGCCCATGCGCATCTTCCCCGCCGTGCACTACACCATGGGCGGGCTGTGGGTGGACTACAACCTGGAGAGCACCATCCCGGGCCTGTTCGTCGCCGGCGAGGCCAACTTCAGCGACCACGGCGCCAACCGCCTGGGCGCCAGCGCGCTGATGCAGGGGCTGGCGGACGGCTACTACGTCATCCCGCCCTCCATCGGGCACTACTTGGGCACGGTGCGCAGCCTGCCTGCGGCGGACGAGAACCACCCCGCCTGCCGCGACGCCGAGCGCGCGGTGACGGAGCGCATCGGGCAGCTGCTGTCCATCCAGGGCAAGCGGACAGTGGACGACTTCCACAAGGCGCTGGGCCGCATCATGTGGGACAAGTGCGGCATGGGCCGCACGGAGGCGGGGTTGACCCAGGCGCTGGAGGAGATCCCCAAACTGCGCGCCGAGTTCTGGAAGGACGTGCGCGTCCCCGGCTCGGCCCCCAGCCTCAACCAGAGCCTGGAGAAGGCCGGGCGCGTGGCGGACTTTTTGGAGCACGGCGAGCTGATGGTGCGCGACGCCCTGGAGCGGCGCGAATCCTGCGGCGGGCACTTCCGCGAGGAGAGCCAGACCGAGGAGGGCGAGGCCCTGCGCGACGACGAGAAATTCGCCCACGCGGCGGTCTGGGAATGGAAGGGCGAGGGGCAGAGCCCCGCGCTGCACAAGGAGGAGCTGGCCTTCGAGCACTGCCTCCCCAGCCAGAGGAGCTACAAGTGA
- a CDS encoding succinate dehydrogenase/fumarate reductase iron-sulfur subunit translates to MKLTLKVWRQASKEAKGRIESLETPEISSHMSFLEMLDVVNESLERAGKEPVAFDHDCREGICGTCSLMINGQAHGPWAGTTACQLHMREFKDGDVIVIEPWRARAFPVLRDLIVDRSAFDRVLQAGGYVSVNTSAPQDANALPIRRADAEAAMDAAACIGCGACVASCKNASAMLFVSAKVSQYAHLPQGQPERMRRVRAMVEAMDAEGFGNCTNLYECEAACPKEIKITNIALMNRDWRKSLCEEEL, encoded by the coding sequence GTGAAACTCACCCTCAAAGTCTGGCGCCAGGCCTCGAAGGAGGCCAAGGGACGGATCGAGAGCCTCGAGACGCCCGAGATCAGTTCGCACATGTCCTTCCTGGAGATGCTGGACGTGGTCAACGAGTCGCTGGAGCGCGCGGGCAAGGAGCCCGTGGCCTTCGACCACGACTGCCGGGAAGGGATCTGCGGCACCTGCTCGCTGATGATCAACGGCCAGGCCCACGGCCCCTGGGCGGGCACCACGGCCTGCCAGCTGCACATGCGCGAGTTCAAGGACGGCGACGTGATCGTCATCGAGCCCTGGCGGGCCCGGGCCTTCCCCGTGCTGCGGGACCTGATCGTCGACCGCTCGGCCTTCGACCGCGTGTTGCAGGCCGGCGGCTACGTCAGCGTCAACACCAGCGCGCCCCAGGACGCCAACGCCCTGCCCATCCGGCGCGCGGACGCCGAGGCGGCCATGGACGCGGCGGCCTGCATCGGCTGCGGGGCCTGCGTGGCCAGTTGCAAGAACGCCAGCGCCATGCTCTTCGTCAGCGCAAAGGTGAGCCAGTACGCGCACCTGCCCCAGGGCCAGCCGGAGCGCATGCGCCGGGTGCGGGCGATGGTGGAGGCCATGGATGCCGAGGGCTTCGGCAACTGCACCAACCTCTACGAGTGCGAGGCCGCCTGCCCCAAGGAGATCAAGATCACCAACATCGCGCTCATGAATCGCGACTGGCGCAAGAGCCTGTGCGAGGAGGAACTCTAG